TATGTGCGGGATTGATTGCACGTAAAATGTTGGGACTTGCCACTTTCACTTGTTTGGAAAATTCTTTAACTCCCATGGCTCTGATGATTTTACCGAGAGCTTCTTGAAGGGTGATGCCTTCTTTAAGGGCTGCTAATAAAAACTCACGGGCAAATTTGGGATTTTGTAAATCTTGAGCTAATCCCTCATTCCAATCTTTGCTTCTTTTTGACATACCACTTACCTCTTCTTGTAATCAAGCCACAGAGCTTGAGCTTTTTTAATGTCACGACTCTGAGTGCTTTTTGATCCACCCATGAGCAGTAAAATTATTTTTCCACCATCCAAACCAAAATAAATCCTAAAACCTGGTCCAAAATCCAATCGAACTTCGAGCACGGCATCACCAACGGACTTGTAGTCACCCAGGTTGCCTAACTCGAAGCGAAAGATGCGTGCCTGAACGCGAGCCTTAAAAACATTGTCCAATGAGTCAAGCCACTCCCTGAAGGGAGACTTGCCTGAATCTGTGACATATTCTTTAACTGTTAAAGGCTTTTGCATCTGACTTCAGTGATATAAGTATCATATATGATAACTAAATACAAGCATCAAAAGCAGGTAAAGCCATGGTTGGAAAATGGTTGGGTAGAAACAGAACGTAAAAAAACATAGCTATTCGAACACCTACACTTAAGTTTGTTAAATACTAAATAAGATAAGGACCAGGAGGGGGTAATTCACGGGCGGAGGCTCTAGATAATTTGTGGAATTAAGTAATTGGTAAAATACAGAGAGAAGAGTTGGCTAAAATGATTAGGTACGGAACCTTAGGTACTCATGAGAGTAGAGGTTCGTCTGTCAGGACGATTGGTGCCGACGAGAGGACTTGAACCTCCACACCTTACGGTACCAGATCCTAAGTCTGGCGTGTCTGCCAATTTCACCACGTCGGCGTAAGATGATAAACTTTATAGATTTCAATAATCTAACTAGCTTTTATGCGCCTGTCAAATCATCACTTTTTGATCTGAAAATCGCCTGTGTGCCCAGAGTGTGCCTAGTCGGCAGATTTATGATAGTTAAAAATGAAAAAATAAAGAATAGATCAAACTTCGTTGTCTTTAAGAACTTTTTTTACAGTGTTAAGATCGGTTTCAACATGGGTAATTCTTTGTTCATGATTGTTCACAACCACTTCATGCTGTAGCACTGAGGTGGAGACTTCAAGTGCTGTATCAATCTTACTATGAATTTGCTCCATTAGAACTTCTAGACGGTGCGTTTTATCATCAATACGTTTTGTTAAAGTTGATTTAACTTCATTAACGCCAAGAATGAGGTTCTCAAAAATAGTGCCAATGTAATTGACCATCTCTTCTTTGGTCAAAGATGAGGATTTCATTTTAACAGGTTTTGGTTTTAAGATTTTTTTCTTTTGCACCATAAGGAGTCCCTTTAAAAAATTTGATTTAAACTAACAAAGGAACAACTAATAAGAAAGGGGAATTATATGTGTAACCCGTCTGGCGTGTCTGCCAATTTCACCACGTCGGCGTAAAGTGATTACTCTATTAATTTCAAAACTCAAAGGCAAGTACAACGATATCGCTTAATAAAATTCCCACCGTATTTGCCACAAGATCATCAGCCGCAACTTCACGATCAATCACCGTCTCTTTGGCTACACCTAGGGCAAAAGTTGTGAGACTTGCGTACAAAACAGATTTTAAGCGGGGTGTTTTGTATTTTTGAAAAATTTCGGTAAACGTAAAAGTTAATCCGTATGAAACCGCAACATGAAGTTGATGATCTGCCGCTTTGATATCAAACGGTCTTAAATCTTTCACGGCAGATGCTGAGGCTAAAGCTGATGCCGTAGCAGAAACTGAACTCAACATTAATAAAAAAACCAGACCAGCTTTAAAACACATGTCAGCTGTAGGTTTCCATCGTCGGACACGAACAAATAAGATTGCGATCGCCATGAGGATCATTAATGCGCGAAACACTTGGCCAAAATTTATGTTGTTTAGTCCATGGAGCGGGAAATGCCGCGCGTTCTCTTGAATAGGGATGTTCCCATTTATCAGCTATCACAGTGGCTGCTGTATGGGGAGCATGTTTTAACATATTGTCATCACGATCAAGTTTTCCATCTTCAATTTCTGTGATTTCTTTTCGAATTGAAATCATGGCATCACAAAAACGATCCAGCTCCCCTTGAGTTTCACTCTCAGTAGGCTCAATCATCATAGTACCAATAACAGGAAACGAAACAGTTGGTGCATGAAAGCCGTAATCCATAAGGCGCTTTGCAACATCCATAACTTCAACACCACTTGTGACTTTTAATGGTCTAAGATCCACAATGCATTCATGAGCCACAAGACCATGAGAACCTCTATAAAGAACGGGATAATATTTATCTAATTTTTTAGCTACGTAGTTAGCATTTAAAATTGCAACCTCTGTCGCTTTTTTAAGCCCGAGTGCACCCATCATTAAAATATAAACAAATGAAATGGGTAAGATACTAGCACTTCCCCAAGGAGCTGCAGAAATTGCTCCCACGGATTGTTCACCACCAACTTTAACCATGGGATTACTTGGCAAAAATGCAGTGAGATGTGATTTCACACCGATGGGGCCCATACCCGGACCACCACCACCATGAGGGATACAAAATGTTTTATGAAGATTAAGATGACAAACATCTGCGCCGAACTCGCCCGGTTTACATAATCCAACTTGGGCATTCATGTTAGCGCCGTCCATGTAGACTTGACCGCCATGTTGATGAACCACATTACAAATATCAATGATCGTTTCTTCAAACACACCGTGTGTTGACGGGTATGTGATCATCAGTGATGAAAGCTGTTTACTATATTGCTCAGCTTTTTTTCTAAGATCATCAAGTCGCACGTTACCACTTGCATCACATTCCACACCGACAACTTTGAGCCCTGCCATAACTGCACTAGCAGGATTTGTTCCGTGAGCTGAGTTAGGAATTAAACAAACATCGCGATGCCCCTCACCACGACTATGATGATATTTTTGAATAACAAGAAGCCCCGCATACTCGCCCTGTGAACCCGCATTTGGCTGCAGTGACACTCCGTCAAAACCAGTAATATCAGCAAGCATGGTTTCTAATCGGTCAGTGAGTTGTCTATACCCTTTTACTTGTTCTGCTGGCACGAATGGATGAATCTTACCAAACTCTGGCCAAGTCACAGGAAACATTTCAGCCGTAGCATTAAGTTTCATTGTGCATGAACCAAGTGGAATCATTGATGTGGTGAGCGAAAGATCTTTTGCCTGCAGTCTTTGCATGTATCTTAGCATTTCAGTTTCAGAATGATATTTGCTAAATACGGGATGTGTCAGATATTCAGTTTGACGTAAAAGATTTGTGGATAATACCTTTTCATTACTTATGAGTGATTCAACTGATGGAACTGTTTCACCTAATGAAAAAACTTGAAGTAGATCTTGAAGATCTTTTGTTGTGACTGTTTCATCTAGACTTACACTCACACATGTATTGCTGATTTTTCTAAAATTCATTTTTTGAATTTGTGCATGACTTAAAATTTTTGAGAGATCCTCACCCACTTCAATTTTTAGTGTATCAAAAAATGGAGTGGCGACTTTATAACCCAACTGTTCAAGACCGTAAGCTAAAGTTGAAGCTAAGCCATGCACACGTTGAGCTATTTTCTTAAGCCCCTTAGGGCCATGATAAACCGCATACATGCTTGCCATAACAGCCAACAATACTTGGGCTGTACAGATATTGCTTGTCGCTTTTGCTCGACGAATATGTTGCTCACGTGTTTGAAGAGCGAGTCGCAAAGCAGGTTTTCCATTAGCATCAATTGAGACACCAACAATTCGGCCAGGCATTTGACGTTTAAATTCATCTTTTGTCGCAAGGTAAGCTGCATGGGGGCCACCAAAACCAAGTGGAACACCAAAACGCTGTGTGTTTCCAACAACAATATCAGCTCCAAATTCACCTGGTGATTTGAGCAAACATAGACTCAAAAGATCAGCAGCAACAACGGCCATTGATTTATTTGCATGAGCTTTTGCAATGAAACTTGCATAATCGTAAACAACACCATCAGTCGCAGGATATTGAAGTAAAACGCCAAAAATATTTCCGCTAAAATTAAATTTTCGATGATCGCCGACAACAATTTCAATACCCAGCGGATTTGCACGAGTGCGAACTACATCAATTGTTTGTGGATGACAGTCTTCAGACACAAAAAAAGTTTTTGCACCTTCAACCGCATTCGCCAAACAAAGTGTCATTGCTTCAGCAGCAGATGTGCCCTCATCAAGCATGGATGCATTTGCGATTCCCATACCTGTTAAATCCATAATCATGGTTTGAAAATTTAAAAGTGCCTCGAGACGCCCTTGAGCAATTTCAGCTTGGTAAGGAGTGTATTGAGTGTACCATCCAGGGTTTTCAATAATGTTTCTTTGAATGACAGGAGGTGTGATGCAATCGTTATAACCCATGCCAATATATGTTCTAAAAATCTTATTCTCACTGGCAATGGCGCGCATTTCACTTAAAGCTTCATACTCGCTAAGTGCAATTCCCGTTTTTAGCGGATTTTTTGTACGAATAGCTGGAGGCACGGCATTTTTAATCAGCTCGTCTAAAGAAGCATAACCCACAGATTTCAGCATTTCCTGAATTTCTACTTCGTTGGGACCAATATGTCGGTCTACAAAAGCGTCTGTGGATTTAAACGGATCTTCAGATTTATTTTGGCGTGGAACTTGGGTCATACCCCCCCTAATTTTTATTTCTTAACAATAAGTTTTTCGTAATCAGCCGGGGTCATTAAGGTTGTTAATTCTTTTTCACTATCCATCTCAATGCGAATAAGCCAACCATCTCCGTACGGATCATCATTCACGCTGCCAGGATTATCCATTAACACTTCATTCACTTCGACAACTGTACCTGAAATGGGTGCAAATAAATCACTCACAGCTTTTACACTTTCAACGACGCCAAAAGGTTCGTTCTGCGTAACTTTTTGACCTTCTTCAGGAAGTTCAACGTAAACAACTTCACCTAATGCATCTTGTGCATATTCGGTTATGCCTACAGAGACCAAGTTTTCATCAACTTGTGCCCACTCGTGATCTTTTGTGTATAAAAATTCTGTTGGAACTGGGGTATTGGCCATTGTTTTCTCCTCACAATTTACTTCTGTATAAAGGGTGTTTTTACTACATGTGCCCTAACGTTTCGACCTCGAATTTGAACAAAAAATTCTTTTCCTTCTTGTGACAATTCCACAGGAACGTATCCAATGCCAATAGGCTCTTTAAGTGTGGGCGACATCGTTCCACTTGTTACCTTGCCGATTTCAATATTGTCAAATGAAATCAATGGGTAATCATGC
This DNA window, taken from Oligoflexia bacterium, encodes the following:
- a CDS encoding type II toxin-antitoxin system RelE/ParE family toxin, producing the protein MQKPLTVKEYVTDSGKSPFREWLDSLDNVFKARVQARIFRFELGNLGDYKSVGDAVLEVRLDFGPGFRIYFGLDGGKIILLLMGGSKSTQSRDIKKAQALWLDYKKR
- the gcvH gene encoding glycine cleavage system protein GcvH, whose product is MANTPVPTEFLYTKDHEWAQVDENLVSVGITEYAQDALGEVVYVELPEEGQKVTQNEPFGVVESVKAVSDLFAPISGTVVEVNEVLMDNPGSVNDDPYGDGWLIRIEMDSEKELTTLMTPADYEKLIVKK
- the gcvP gene encoding aminomethyl-transferring glycine dehydrogenase, giving the protein MTQVPRQNKSEDPFKSTDAFVDRHIGPNEVEIQEMLKSVGYASLDELIKNAVPPAIRTKNPLKTGIALSEYEALSEMRAIASENKIFRTYIGMGYNDCITPPVIQRNIIENPGWYTQYTPYQAEIAQGRLEALLNFQTMIMDLTGMGIANASMLDEGTSAAEAMTLCLANAVEGAKTFFVSEDCHPQTIDVVRTRANPLGIEIVVGDHRKFNFSGNIFGVLLQYPATDGVVYDYASFIAKAHANKSMAVVAADLLSLCLLKSPGEFGADIVVGNTQRFGVPLGFGGPHAAYLATKDEFKRQMPGRIVGVSIDANGKPALRLALQTREQHIRRAKATSNICTAQVLLAVMASMYAVYHGPKGLKKIAQRVHGLASTLAYGLEQLGYKVATPFFDTLKIEVGEDLSKILSHAQIQKMNFRKISNTCVSVSLDETVTTKDLQDLLQVFSLGETVPSVESLISNEKVLSTNLLRQTEYLTHPVFSKYHSETEMLRYMQRLQAKDLSLTTSMIPLGSCTMKLNATAEMFPVTWPEFGKIHPFVPAEQVKGYRQLTDRLETMLADITGFDGVSLQPNAGSQGEYAGLLVIQKYHHSRGEGHRDVCLIPNSAHGTNPASAVMAGLKVVGVECDASGNVRLDDLRKKAEQYSKQLSSLMITYPSTHGVFEETIIDICNVVHQHGGQVYMDGANMNAQVGLCKPGEFGADVCHLNLHKTFCIPHGGGGPGMGPIGVKSHLTAFLPSNPMVKVGGEQSVGAISAAPWGSASILPISFVYILMMGALGLKKATEVAILNANYVAKKLDKYYPVLYRGSHGLVAHECIVDLRPLKVTSGVEVMDVAKRLMDYGFHAPTVSFPVIGTMMIEPTESETQGELDRFCDAMISIRKEITEIEDGKLDRDDNMLKHAPHTAATVIADKWEHPYSRERAAFPAPWTKQHKFWPSVSRINDPHGDRNLICSCPTMETYS